One region of Brachyhypopomus gauderio isolate BG-103 chromosome 9, BGAUD_0.2, whole genome shotgun sequence genomic DNA includes:
- the xrcc3 gene encoding DNA repair protein XRCC3: MDWERLNLDPRIINAVKKACVRSAKDILSLSSPGLQRLTHLSRSDVHVLRTAVAAEHRRCRPVTALELSLGEWSSLQPGHRLSLACPVLDELLRGGLPLNGITELAGESATGKTQFGLQLCLSVQYPQDYGGLGSGAVYICTEDSFPIKRLRHLITRQSRLRPHVPPALIRSLRFSDSIYIEHAADVEALQACVSQRVPMLLERGLVRLVVVDSVAALFRTEFQADEAIERARHLLAFSGILHRLSNTYGAPVLCINQVSDVVDGPNPGRCDYGMVGSKVLPALGLAWANEVLVRLMLRREEACLRSGGQTSATRSLEVVFAPHLPRSSCLCGVWDEGVKGLPREGLETQPQCPT, from the exons ATGGACTGGGAACGGCTTAACCTGGATCCAAGGATTATAAATGCTGTGAAAAAAG CCTGCGTGAGGTCAGCTAAAGACATTCTCAGTCTTTCGAGTCCTGGTTTGCAAAGGCTGACACATTTATCAAGGAGTGATGTGCATGTCCTGCGCACAGCTGTCGCTGCGGAACACCGCAGGTGTCGACCCGTCACAG CGTTAGAGTTGAGTCTTGGAGAGTGGTCCTCCTTGCAGCCTGGACACAGACTCTCGCTGGCCTGTCCTGTCTTGGATGAGTTATTGCGTGGTGGCCTTCCACTGAACGGGATCACAGAGCTGGCGGGCGAGAGTGCTACTGGAAAGACCCAGTTTGGTCTTCAGCTTTGCCTGTCTGTCCAGTATCCACAAGACTATGGAGGACTTGGATCAG GCGCTGTATATATCTGCACTGAAGATTCATTTCCCATCAAGCGCTTGCGGCACCTAATTACTCGGCAGtccaggctccgcccacacgTCCCTCCGGCTCTGATTCGCAGCCTGCGCTTCAGTGACAGCATCTACATCGAGCACGCTGCAGACGTG GAGGCTCTGCAGGCGTGTGTGTCCCAGCGTGTGCCCATGCTGCTGGAGAGAGGTCTGGTGcggctggtggtggtggattcGGTGGCTGCTCTGTTCCGTACTGAGTTCCAAGCCGACGAGGCCATAGAGAGGGCGCGCCACCTGCTGGCCTTCTCTGGAATCCTCCATCGCCTCAGCAATACGTATGGTGCACCTGTGCTCTGCATTAATCAG GTATCGGATGTTGTGGATGGCCCAAACCCAGGGCGCTGTGACTACGG GATGGTAGGCAGTAAAGTGTTGCCGGCTCTGGGGCTGGCGTGGGCCAACGAGGTGCTGGTGCGTCTTAtgctgaggagggaggaggccTGTCTGAGGTCCGGGGGGCAGACCAGCGCCACCCGCAGCTTGGAGGTGGTGTTTGCTCCCCACCTGCCTCGGTCAAGCTGCCTGTGTGGAGTGTGGGATGAAGGGGTGAAGGGGCTCCCTCGTGAAGGACTCGAGACACAGCCCCAGTGTCCCACGTGA
- the btbd6b gene encoding BTB/POZ domain-containing protein 6-B isoform X2 produces the protein MAAELYPASINTNLPNSNGTAVTAASKKTIVEVTQTVSAPTVTATQQNINNNNVETSSWQSTHPTLRERNALMFNNELMADIHFIVGPPGQAEKVPAHKYVLAVGSSVFGAMFYGDLAEGESEIHIPDVEPAAFLILLKYLYSDEIELEADTVLATLYAAKKYIVPALAKACVTFLETSLEAKNACVLLSQSRLFEEPELTQRCWEVIDAQAELALRSEGFCEIDLQTLEIILKRETLNTREAVVFQAVLDWAVAECKRQGLGPTARNKRAVLGKALYLVRVPTMTLQEFADGAAQSDVLTLEETHDVFLWYTAANKPELDFPLAQRKGLTPQRCHRFQSSAYRSNQWRYRGRCDSIQFAVDKRIFIAGLGLYGSSGGKAEYSVKIELKRQGATLAQNLTKFVSDGSSSTFSVWFEHPVQVEQDAFYTVSAVLDGNELSYFGQEGMTEVQCGKVTFQFQCSSDSTNGTGVQGGQIPELVFYA, from the exons ATGGCCGCAGAACTCTATCCTGCTAGCATAAATACAAACCTACCAAACAGTAACGGCACAGCGGTGACTGCCGCCAGCAAAAAGACCATCGTCGAAGTGACCCAAACGGTGAGCGCCCCGACCGTGACCGCCACCCAGCAGaacataaacaacaacaacgtcGAGACCTCCAGCTGGCAGTCCACCCATCCCACACTGCGAGAAAG GAATGCGCTAATGTTCAATAACGAACTCATGGCTGACATTCATTTTATCGTGGGTCCCCCTGGTCAGGCAGAGAAGGTTCCTGCTCATAAG TACGTGTTGGCGGTGGGAAGTTCGGTGTTTGGTGCCATGTTCTACGGGGATCTCGCCGAGGGCGAATCTGAGATTCATATTCCTGACGTGGAGCCTGCTGCATTTTTAATCCTATTGAA ATACTTATACAGCGATGAGATTGAACTGGAGGCGGACACGGTGCTGGCCACTCTGTACGCCGCCAAGAAATATATAGTGCCTGCGCTGGCCAAGGCCTGCGTCACCTTCTTGGAGACGAGCCTGGAGGCCAAGAACGCCTGCGTGCTGCTGTCCCAGAGCCGCCTGTTCGAGGAGCCCGAGCTCACCCAGCGTTGTTGGGAGGTGATCGACGCCCAAGCGGAACTGGCGCTCCGCTCGGAAGGCTTCTGCGAGATCGACCTGCAGACCCTGGAGATCATCCTGAAGCGGGAGACGCTGAACACCCGCGAGGCGGTGGTCTTCCAGGCCGTGCTGGACTGGGCCGTGGCCGAGTGCAAGCGGCAGGGGCTGGGGCCCACGGCCCGGAACAAGAGGGCGGTGCTGGGCAAGGCGCTGTACCTGGTGCGCGTCCCGACCATGACGCTGCAGGAGTTCGCGGACGGGGCGGCCCAGTCGGACGTGCTGACGCTGGAGGAGACGCACGACGTGTTCCTGTGGTACACGGCGGCCAACAAGCCCGAGCTGGACTTCCCGCTGGCCCAGCGCAAGGGCCTGACCCCGCAACGCTGCCATCGCTTCCAGTCGTCTGCGTACCGCAGCAACCAGTGGCGCTATCGAGGACGCTGTGACAGCATCCAGTTCGCCGTGGACAAGCGTATCTTCATCGCCGGACTGGGCCTGTACGGCTCCAGCGGCGGGAAGGCCGAGTACAgcgtgaagatcgaactcaagcGCCAGGGTGCCACCCTGGCCCAGAACCTGACCAAGTTCGTCTCGGATGGCTCGAGCAGCACCTTCTCCGTGTGGTTCGAGCACCcggtgcaggtggagcaggacGCCTTCTACACAGTCAGCGCCGTGCTGGACGGCAACGAGCTCAGCTACTTTGGGCAGGAGGGCATGACGGAGGTGCAGTGCGGGAAGGTGACGTTCCAGTTCCAGTGCTCCTCGGACAGCACCAATGGCACTGGGGTGCAGGGGGGGCAGATTCCAGAGCTGGTCTTCTACGCATGA
- the btbd6b gene encoding BTB/POZ domain-containing protein 6-B isoform X1 has protein sequence MPTTPDCLYGRIMKFLTFFLLLPETLKRTRRSGKQTGKLPVCYEIVTLSLKKKMAAELYPASINTNLPNSNGTAVTAASKKTIVEVTQTVSAPTVTATQQNINNNNVETSSWQSTHPTLRERNALMFNNELMADIHFIVGPPGQAEKVPAHKYVLAVGSSVFGAMFYGDLAEGESEIHIPDVEPAAFLILLKYLYSDEIELEADTVLATLYAAKKYIVPALAKACVTFLETSLEAKNACVLLSQSRLFEEPELTQRCWEVIDAQAELALRSEGFCEIDLQTLEIILKRETLNTREAVVFQAVLDWAVAECKRQGLGPTARNKRAVLGKALYLVRVPTMTLQEFADGAAQSDVLTLEETHDVFLWYTAANKPELDFPLAQRKGLTPQRCHRFQSSAYRSNQWRYRGRCDSIQFAVDKRIFIAGLGLYGSSGGKAEYSVKIELKRQGATLAQNLTKFVSDGSSSTFSVWFEHPVQVEQDAFYTVSAVLDGNELSYFGQEGMTEVQCGKVTFQFQCSSDSTNGTGVQGGQIPELVFYA, from the exons ATGCCAACAACTCCAGATTGCCTGTATGGCCGGATCATGAAGTTTTTGACGTTTTTCCTTTTACTTCCAGAAACCCTAAAAAGGACTAGAAGGAGTGGGAAACAGACCGGAAAACTGCCAGTATGCTATGAAATCGTGACTTTGTCTTTAAAGAAGAAGATGGCCGCAGAACTCTATCCTGCTAGCATAAATACAAACCTACCAAACAGTAACGGCACAGCGGTGACTGCCGCCAGCAAAAAGACCATCGTCGAAGTGACCCAAACGGTGAGCGCCCCGACCGTGACCGCCACCCAGCAGaacataaacaacaacaacgtcGAGACCTCCAGCTGGCAGTCCACCCATCCCACACTGCGAGAAAG GAATGCGCTAATGTTCAATAACGAACTCATGGCTGACATTCATTTTATCGTGGGTCCCCCTGGTCAGGCAGAGAAGGTTCCTGCTCATAAG TACGTGTTGGCGGTGGGAAGTTCGGTGTTTGGTGCCATGTTCTACGGGGATCTCGCCGAGGGCGAATCTGAGATTCATATTCCTGACGTGGAGCCTGCTGCATTTTTAATCCTATTGAA ATACTTATACAGCGATGAGATTGAACTGGAGGCGGACACGGTGCTGGCCACTCTGTACGCCGCCAAGAAATATATAGTGCCTGCGCTGGCCAAGGCCTGCGTCACCTTCTTGGAGACGAGCCTGGAGGCCAAGAACGCCTGCGTGCTGCTGTCCCAGAGCCGCCTGTTCGAGGAGCCCGAGCTCACCCAGCGTTGTTGGGAGGTGATCGACGCCCAAGCGGAACTGGCGCTCCGCTCGGAAGGCTTCTGCGAGATCGACCTGCAGACCCTGGAGATCATCCTGAAGCGGGAGACGCTGAACACCCGCGAGGCGGTGGTCTTCCAGGCCGTGCTGGACTGGGCCGTGGCCGAGTGCAAGCGGCAGGGGCTGGGGCCCACGGCCCGGAACAAGAGGGCGGTGCTGGGCAAGGCGCTGTACCTGGTGCGCGTCCCGACCATGACGCTGCAGGAGTTCGCGGACGGGGCGGCCCAGTCGGACGTGCTGACGCTGGAGGAGACGCACGACGTGTTCCTGTGGTACACGGCGGCCAACAAGCCCGAGCTGGACTTCCCGCTGGCCCAGCGCAAGGGCCTGACCCCGCAACGCTGCCATCGCTTCCAGTCGTCTGCGTACCGCAGCAACCAGTGGCGCTATCGAGGACGCTGTGACAGCATCCAGTTCGCCGTGGACAAGCGTATCTTCATCGCCGGACTGGGCCTGTACGGCTCCAGCGGCGGGAAGGCCGAGTACAgcgtgaagatcgaactcaagcGCCAGGGTGCCACCCTGGCCCAGAACCTGACCAAGTTCGTCTCGGATGGCTCGAGCAGCACCTTCTCCGTGTGGTTCGAGCACCcggtgcaggtggagcaggacGCCTTCTACACAGTCAGCGCCGTGCTGGACGGCAACGAGCTCAGCTACTTTGGGCAGGAGGGCATGACGGAGGTGCAGTGCGGGAAGGTGACGTTCCAGTTCCAGTGCTCCTCGGACAGCACCAATGGCACTGGGGTGCAGGGGGGGCAGATTCCAGAGCTGGTCTTCTACGCATGA